Proteins co-encoded in one Geminocystis sp. M7585_C2015_104 genomic window:
- the upp gene encoding uracil phosphoribosyltransferase, giving the protein MAAQLRIYVPPHPLIKHWLAVARDKNTPTPLFKTAMVELGRWLTYEAVREWLPTTEGEIETPLAKAKATFINPQVKIALVPIMRAGLALAEGSQTVIPLASTYHLGIVRDESTLQPTCYLNKLPETFPPNTPILILEPMLATGGTIMLAMKEICQRGGNPDFIRIISVVAAPPALQKLSAQYPSLVIYSAMIDEQVNDAGYIVPGLGDAGDRAYGT; this is encoded by the coding sequence ATGGCAGCCCAGTTGAGAATTTATGTGCCTCCCCACCCCCTTATCAAGCATTGGTTGGCCGTGGCAAGGGACAAGAATACCCCCACCCCCCTTTTTAAAACCGCCATGGTGGAATTGGGGCGTTGGCTTACCTACGAGGCAGTAAGGGAGTGGTTGCCAACCACAGAGGGAGAAATTGAAACCCCCCTAGCAAAGGCTAAGGCCACCTTTATCAACCCTCAGGTCAAAATAGCCCTAGTGCCCATCATGAGAGCCGGTTTAGCCCTAGCAGAGGGCAGTCAGACAGTTATCCCTCTCGCCTCCACTTACCATCTAGGAATAGTTAGGGATGAGTCCACCCTCCAACCCACCTGCTATCTTAACAAACTACCAGAAACATTTCCCCCCAATACCCCTATCCTTATCCTCGAACCCATGTTAGCCACCGGCGGCACTATTATGTTGGCCATGAAAGAAATTTGTCAACGGGGAGGCAATCCCGACTTCATCCGTATTATCTCTGTTGTGGCTGCACCCCCTGCCCTCCAAAAACTCAGCGCCCAGTACCCCTCCCTTGTCATCTACAGTGCTATGATCGACGAACAAGTCAACGATGCCGGCTATATTGTCCCCGGTTTGGGAGACGCCGGCGATCGTGCCTATGGCACATAG
- the chlG gene encoding chlorophyll synthase ChlG, whose protein sequence is MTNTDKDYTKVELQREDKGAKARQLLGMKGAARGKNIWLIRLQLMKPITWIPLMWGVICGAASSGGFVWSVEDVLKSLTCMFMSGPLMAGYTQTLNDYYDREIDAINEPYRPIPSGAISEGQVIAQIVVLLLAGVATAYGLDRWAGHQFPTITCLALGGALLSYIYSAPPLKLKQNGWLGNYALGASYIALPWWAGHALFGDLNWRIVILTLIYSLAGLGIAVVNDFKSVEGDKKLGLKSLPVMFGVTTAAWICVFMIDFFQIAIGGYLIYIGENLYATILLLLVIPQITFQDMYFLKDPLKNDVKYQASAQPFLVLGMLVVGLALGHSSAL, encoded by the coding sequence ATGACTAACACCGACAAAGATTATACTAAAGTGGAATTACAAAGAGAGGACAAGGGAGCCAAAGCGCGTCAGTTGTTGGGGATGAAAGGGGCGGCAAGGGGCAAGAACATCTGGCTTATAAGGCTACAACTGATGAAGCCCATAACATGGATTCCCCTAATGTGGGGAGTAATTTGTGGGGCTGCTTCTTCTGGGGGGTTTGTATGGAGCGTAGAGGATGTGCTCAAATCCCTGACTTGTATGTTTATGTCTGGCCCTCTTATGGCCGGTTATACTCAGACTCTCAATGACTATTATGACCGGGAAATCGATGCTATTAATGAGCCCTATCGCCCCATCCCCTCCGGCGCCATTTCCGAGGGACAGGTCATTGCGCAAATAGTAGTACTCTTATTGGCTGGGGTTGCTACAGCCTATGGACTGGATAGGTGGGCAGGGCATCAGTTTCCCACTATTACCTGTTTAGCTCTCGGTGGAGCCCTCCTATCTTATATCTACTCGGCACCCCCCTTGAAACTGAAACAAAACGGCTGGTTGGGCAATTATGCCCTGGGCGCCAGTTATATAGCCTTGCCTTGGTGGGCTGGCCATGCCCTGTTTGGCGATTTAAACTGGAGGATTGTGATTTTGACACTTATTTACAGCTTGGCGGGGTTGGGTATTGCCGTAGTCAATGACTTCAAGAGTGTAGAGGGGGATAAAAAGCTAGGCCTAAAATCCTTGCCGGTGATGTTTGGAGTTACCACCGCCGCCTGGATTTGCGTATTTATGATTGACTTTTTCCAGATTGCCATTGGGGGCTATCTGATTTATATTGGTGAGAATCTATATGCCACTATTCTCCTCTTGCTTGTAATACCACAAATTACTTTCCAGGATATGTATTTCCTAAAAGATCCCCTGAAAAACGACGTAAAATACCAGGCGAGTGCCCAGCCATTTTTAGTATTGGGGATGCTGGTGGTGGGTTTGGCCCTGGGACACTCTTCAGCTCTGTAA
- a CDS encoding DUF3143 domain-containing protein produces MANVTPQSPLYNFPLPEIENWLRRMGCEQNPQELNCWYVKKPGWEAEIVLDTEELCVTYLNAGPNNSNIRRAFPYSLSLKDIEDAVFSGP; encoded by the coding sequence ATGGCCAATGTAACACCACAAAGTCCCCTGTACAATTTCCCCCTGCCGGAGATTGAAAACTGGCTGAGGAGAATGGGGTGTGAACAAAATCCCCAGGAATTAAACTGCTGGTATGTAAAAAAACCCGGCTGGGAAGCAGAAATAGTTTTAGACACGGAGGAGTTGTGTGTTACCTATCTAAATGCTGGCCCCAACAATAGCAACATCCGGAGGGCCTTCCCCTACTCCTTGTCCCTTAAGGACATCGAAGATGCCGTTTTTTCTGGCCCCTAG
- a CDS encoding J domain-containing protein: MNSSGKQVEYSPVNRTPFADTHYGLLNLHPSASVIEIRRAYKKLSKLYHPDTTTLPPEEAKEKFQKLNEAYAILANPQTRLQYDLQIGYYRWNVLQTPYDGRLPSPSQVDPNIKYNPRRSSYLEPIERPLSAGELFALLLMGTTIIGCLLLAFSIAWWRSSALS, encoded by the coding sequence GTGAATTCATCCGGCAAACAAGTGGAATATTCTCCGGTTAATAGGACCCCCTTCGCCGACACCCATTACGGCTTGCTGAATCTCCACCCGTCGGCGTCGGTGATTGAAATTAGAAGAGCCTATAAAAAACTGAGTAAATTGTACCATCCTGACACCACCACATTGCCCCCGGAAGAGGCAAAGGAGAAATTCCAAAAGCTGAATGAGGCCTATGCGATTTTGGCCAATCCCCAGACAAGACTCCAATATGACCTTCAGATTGGCTATTACCGTTGGAATGTCCTTCAAACCCCCTATGACGGCCGACTGCCCTCCCCCTCCCAAGTAGACCCCAATATAAAGTATAATCCCCGTAGGTCCAGCTATCTGGAACCCATAGAAAGGCCTTTGTCGGCAGGAGAATTGTTCGCGCTCCTTTTAATGGGAACGACAATTATAGGGTGTCTACTTTTGGCCTTTTCTATTGCTTGGTGGCGGAGTTCTGCCCTATCATAA